A portion of the Thermosediminibacter oceani DSM 16646 genome contains these proteins:
- a CDS encoding ABC transporter ATP-binding protein: MNLQDIVEVQGLVKWYPVKAGVFQKVVGYIKAVDGVSFSIKRGETLGLVGESGCGKTTTARCMLRLIEPTKGRILFNGRDIMRLNREELRKLRPKMQVIFQDPYSSLNPRLTVKEIIGEALAFHGIARGKELEERVKHLLEMVGLAPHHMRRFPHEFSGGQRQRIGIARALATNPDLVVCDEPVSALDVSIQSQILNLLEDLQARLGVSYLFIAHGLNVVKHISHRVGVMYLGKIIEITESDEIYRNPLHPYTQALISAIPLPEPKVKRRKILLEGDVPSPLNPPEGCRFWTRCRHAVNICRREEPELFECAPGHKVACHLYRR, encoded by the coding sequence TTGAACCTGCAGGACATAGTCGAAGTGCAGGGGCTTGTAAAGTGGTATCCGGTGAAAGCCGGAGTATTCCAAAAAGTGGTGGGTTACATCAAAGCCGTCGACGGCGTGAGCTTCAGCATAAAAAGAGGAGAAACCCTGGGACTGGTGGGGGAGAGCGGCTGCGGCAAGACCACCACCGCCAGGTGCATGCTGAGGCTGATAGAACCCACAAAAGGCCGAATACTGTTTAACGGTAGGGATATAATGAGACTTAACCGTGAAGAGCTCAGGAAGTTACGGCCAAAGATGCAGGTGATATTCCAGGACCCATATAGTTCCCTCAACCCCAGGCTTACCGTTAAAGAAATAATAGGCGAAGCACTGGCCTTTCACGGCATCGCCAGGGGAAAGGAACTGGAGGAAAGGGTAAAGCACCTGCTGGAGATGGTGGGCCTTGCTCCGCACCATATGAGGCGGTTCCCCCACGAATTTTCCGGGGGCCAGAGGCAGAGGATAGGTATCGCCAGGGCCCTAGCTACCAATCCGGACCTCGTAGTGTGCGACGAGCCGGTATCGGCCCTGGATGTTTCCATACAGAGCCAGATTCTGAATCTCCTGGAGGACCTGCAGGCCCGCCTTGGGGTGTCCTATCTTTTCATAGCCCACGGGCTTAACGTGGTAAAACACATATCCCACAGGGTGGGTGTAATGTACCTGGGGAAAATAATAGAGATAACCGAAAGCGACGAGATTTACCGAAACCCCCTCCACCCCTATACCCAGGCGCTCATTTCGGCCATACCTTTACCGGAACCAAAAGTCAAGAGGCGAAAAATACTGTTGGAAGGGGATGTGCCCAGTCCCCTTAATCCGCCGGAGGGGTGCCGGTTCTGGACAAGGTGCCGACACGCAGTGAATATATGCAGGCGGGAGGAACCGGAACTATTTGAATGCGCTCCCGGCCATAAGGTGGCATGTCATCTTTATAGGCGATGA
- a CDS encoding rhomboid family intramembrane serine protease — translation MFPIRDNIPSRRPPLVTVLLIIINSLIFFTLSDTPYRTFVGFTHKYGLIPVKITKLVVSGAPFSLGDLYPFITSIFLHGSTLHLISNMWILWLFGDNVEDRMGHIRFLLFYLLSGVIAGVFHLVFNPLSRVPVVGASGAIAGVMGAYFVLFPSARIITLVPTFFLVPIFIQIPAVVYLFLWFLAQLYSGTVLSVIGGAAVSGIAWWAHIGGFVSGVLLNRFFLRDRY, via the coding sequence ATGTTTCCAATCAGGGACAACATCCCGAGCAGGCGACCGCCTCTCGTTACGGTCCTGCTCATAATAATAAATTCGCTCATATTTTTTACTCTCTCGGACACTCCATACAGGACCTTCGTGGGGTTCACCCACAAATACGGGTTAATACCGGTGAAAATTACGAAACTGGTGGTATCCGGTGCACCGTTTTCCCTAGGCGACCTTTATCCATTTATTACCAGTATATTTCTCCACGGGAGCACACTCCACTTAATCAGCAACATGTGGATACTGTGGCTTTTCGGTGACAACGTAGAAGATAGGATGGGCCATATAAGGTTCCTGCTCTTCTACCTCCTCAGCGGTGTAATCGCAGGCGTGTTTCACCTGGTTTTCAACCCCTTATCACGGGTACCGGTGGTGGGGGCTTCTGGAGCTATCGCGGGCGTAATGGGCGCGTACTTCGTGTTATTCCCATCGGCGAGGATAATCACCCTGGTGCCGACCTTTTTCCTGGTTCCAATCTTCATCCAGATACCCGCCGTGGTCTACCTTTTCCTGTGGTTCCTGGCCCAGCTCTATTCCGGCACGGTCTTGTCCGTCATCGGCGGTGCGGCGGTTTCAGGAATTGCATGGTGGGCACACATCGGAGGGTTTGTCAGCGGCGTGCTGTTAAATAGATTTTTCCTCAGAGATCGGTATTAG
- a CDS encoding DUF2935 domain-containing protein, with protein sequence MSSNIDFVRESLDIHLFFARIMKEHSFFLEIGFMPKNVNFIRRADDFRRAFDGLLREVIFLANGVVSPEVLQSGEVITPYTLKAEEVSSFFTGVRIPTELTKAEDELSGSDSRINNPMLERKVFMLNQRAMELLIELIRFKTTILSNVLSCKMFTVNYPLLIEHIRRETELYLRIIQRIQGRENIDIKREVLEQELFWNRIMAEHAKFIRGLLDPTENELIKTANDFGNEFDRLTKEAKAAIDMTVPPEQVTDDSLRATKAIRDFKAQGTQGLLECNIRSIILPLLGDHVLREANHYLRLLKMFQRHMFDISSNGVDEA encoded by the coding sequence GTGTCTTCAAATATTGATTTTGTTCGTGAGTCCCTGGATATACATCTATTTTTTGCAAGGATCATGAAAGAACATTCTTTTTTTCTTGAAATAGGATTTATGCCTAAAAATGTAAATTTTATCCGGCGAGCAGATGATTTCAGGAGGGCTTTTGACGGATTATTAAGAGAAGTGATCTTTCTTGCTAATGGTGTTGTTAGCCCCGAAGTACTTCAATCAGGAGAAGTAATAACGCCATACACGCTTAAAGCAGAAGAAGTTTCTTCGTTTTTTACAGGGGTTAGGATACCAACTGAATTAACAAAAGCTGAAGATGAATTGTCAGGCTCAGATTCTAGGATAAATAATCCGATGCTTGAACGGAAAGTGTTTATGCTTAATCAAAGGGCCATGGAATTACTCATCGAATTAATACGATTTAAAACCACTATTTTATCCAATGTTTTATCCTGCAAAATGTTTACTGTCAACTATCCCCTGCTGATAGAGCATATAAGGAGAGAAACAGAGCTCTATTTACGTATTATTCAGAGGATTCAGGGTAGAGAGAATATAGATATTAAGAGGGAAGTCCTTGAACAGGAGTTATTCTGGAACAGGATTATGGCTGAGCATGCAAAATTCATCCGCGGGTTGCTTGATCCGACAGAAAACGAATTAATCAAAACAGCAAATGATTTTGGGAATGAATTTGACCGTTTGACCAAAGAGGCGAAGGCTGCAATTGATATGACTGTACCTCCGGAACAGGTCACGGATGATAGTCTCAGGGCAACAAAAGCAATTAGGGATTTCAAGGCACAGGGAACTCAGGGTTTGCTTGAATGCAATATCAGGTCGATAATTTTACCATTACTTGGTGACCACGTATTACGTGAAGCAAATCACTATTTGCGACTTTTAAAAATGTTTCAAAGGCATATGTTTGATATTTCCTCTAACGGCGTCGATGAGGCTTAA
- the aroF gene encoding 3-deoxy-7-phosphoheptulonate synthase, with amino-acid sequence MIIVMQKNATEDQIKKVCEMVENAGLGVHLSRGTDITIIGVIGDRRLLADKPIERMDGVEKTVSIMEPYKLASRTFHPEPTVIKVGDVSIGGDEFVVMAGPCAVESREQLLETAEMVKKCGAKILRGGAFKPRTSPYSFQGLGEEGLKILAEARERTGLPVVTEVTSTEAVNTVAEYADILQIGARNMQNFQLLKAVGRTGKPVLLKRGMSATIEEWLNAAEYIMNEGNFQVILCERGIRTFEPMTRNTLDLSAVPIIKNISHLPVIVDPSHGTGHWRWVTPMSRAALAAGADGLIIEVHPNPQEALSDGSQSLKPENFMLLCEELKKIAPIVGRSM; translated from the coding sequence TTGATAATAGTGATGCAGAAAAACGCCACCGAGGATCAGATAAAGAAAGTATGCGAGATGGTCGAAAATGCGGGGCTAGGGGTACACCTTTCCAGAGGTACCGATATAACCATAATCGGGGTTATAGGAGACCGCCGGCTGCTGGCCGATAAGCCTATAGAGCGCATGGACGGTGTGGAAAAGACGGTATCCATCATGGAACCGTATAAACTCGCGAGCCGCACTTTTCATCCCGAACCTACCGTGATAAAAGTGGGGGATGTATCGATAGGGGGCGACGAGTTCGTCGTCATGGCAGGCCCCTGTGCTGTGGAGAGCAGGGAACAGCTCCTGGAGACCGCCGAGATGGTGAAAAAGTGCGGCGCTAAAATCCTCCGGGGAGGTGCTTTTAAGCCCAGGACTTCGCCTTACTCATTCCAGGGGTTGGGCGAAGAGGGGCTGAAAATTCTGGCCGAGGCGAGAGAAAGGACCGGCCTTCCCGTTGTAACCGAGGTTACAAGCACGGAAGCTGTAAATACGGTCGCCGAGTACGCCGACATACTGCAGATAGGAGCCCGCAACATGCAGAATTTCCAGCTGCTCAAGGCTGTGGGCAGGACGGGAAAGCCGGTGCTCCTGAAGAGGGGTATGTCCGCCACCATCGAGGAATGGCTGAACGCCGCCGAGTACATCATGAACGAGGGCAATTTTCAGGTAATCCTGTGTGAAAGAGGAATAAGGACCTTTGAGCCGATGACCAGGAATACCCTGGACCTGAGCGCAGTGCCGATAATAAAAAACATAAGCCACCTGCCCGTAATAGTGGACCCCAGCCACGGCACGGGCCATTGGCGCTGGGTGACCCCGATGAGCAGAGCGGCACTGGCCGCCGGTGCCGACGGCCTTATCATCGAAGTCCATCCCAATCCCCAGGAAGCATTGTCCGACGGTTCACAGTCCCTGAAACCGGAGAATTTCATGCTGCTTTGCGAGGAACTCAAAAAAATCGCCCCAATAGTCGGGAGGAGCATGTAG
- a CDS encoding prephenate dehydrogenase encodes MSVSTVAVVGLGIIGGSLARAFKAAGLEVLGIDSDDGTLSAAASEGVVSEDSFNINSADESSFRALKRADIIFICTPVLSIVPVVKRLAPFIKRGAVVTDTGSTKRVVVNSVKEVLPEGVAFVGGHPMAGSQYSGYGFSRADLFSKSPYILTPAEETPLEAVETLKALVFKIGAVPHIMTPEEHDGMAAAVSHLPQVIATSLVNAVRESDTSGEYLKLAGRGYKDTTRIASSAAGIWIDILLTNRDEVLNMISIFKKQLGELQRAIEASSAPDIKRIFERAREYGNGRNEDFGCDGRR; translated from the coding sequence TTGAGCGTTTCCACAGTGGCGGTAGTGGGGTTGGGAATTATAGGAGGGTCGCTGGCCAGGGCTTTTAAAGCTGCTGGCTTGGAAGTATTGGGCATCGACTCGGATGACGGAACCCTTTCAGCGGCTGCAAGCGAAGGGGTCGTATCCGAAGACAGCTTCAATATAAATAGCGCTGACGAAAGCAGCTTTAGAGCATTAAAGAGGGCGGATATAATATTCATCTGTACGCCGGTGCTTAGCATAGTGCCGGTCGTGAAAAGGCTGGCGCCCTTTATTAAAAGGGGTGCCGTGGTGACCGATACGGGCAGCACCAAAAGGGTCGTGGTGAATTCCGTGAAGGAGGTGCTGCCTGAAGGTGTGGCTTTTGTGGGCGGCCACCCCATGGCCGGTTCCCAGTACAGCGGCTACGGTTTTAGCCGGGCCGACCTTTTTTCAAAAAGCCCTTATATACTTACGCCGGCGGAGGAAACCCCTCTGGAGGCTGTCGAGACCCTCAAAGCCTTGGTTTTTAAGATCGGTGCGGTTCCACATATAATGACCCCCGAAGAGCATGACGGGATGGCGGCTGCGGTAAGCCACCTGCCGCAGGTTATAGCAACCAGCCTGGTGAATGCGGTGAGAGAATCCGATACTAGCGGGGAATACTTAAAACTTGCTGGGAGGGGATATAAAGACACTACCCGCATAGCATCCTCCGCCGCGGGAATATGGATAGATATACTGCTTACTAACAGGGATGAAGTTCTAAACATGATATCGATTTTTAAAAAGCAGCTCGGCGAACTGCAGAGGGCAATAGAAGCCTCCAGCGCTCCGGACATAAAAAGGATCTTCGAGAGGGCACGAGAATACGGAAACGGGAGGAATGAAGACTTTGGATGTGACGGTAGAAGGTAA
- the aroA gene encoding 3-phosphoshikimate 1-carboxyvinyltransferase: MDVTVEGKRRLRGEIFAPPDKSISHRSVMLGAVAEGITRVERFLTADDCLRTVDCFKKMGVDILFEAPDKVIINGRGLRGLKKPDGPLYAGNSGTTIRLLSGILAGQGFEATITGDESILKRPMGRVVEPLTMMGAVIEGAGGGRYAPLTIRGGRLKGIRYELPVASAQVKSAILLAGLYAEGETTVIEKHKTRDHTEIMLAHFGGRISTSDGEVRLTPVDKLSAERVTVPGDISSAAFFMAAAAVTEGSELLIRDVGINPTRTGIIDVLREMGCNIKIYDERIWNGEKVADVLVKGEGLRGITIKGEIIPRLIDEIPVIAVAAAFAEGETIIRDAAELRVKESDRIKAIAVNLRRFGTEVTELEDGMIIRGGGFLKPAEFESFGDHRIAMAMAVAALAIPGPSRIKNAECVKISFPGFFETLEEVLC, from the coding sequence TTGGATGTGACGGTAGAAGGTAAAAGGAGACTCAGGGGGGAGATTTTTGCTCCCCCAGACAAATCCATATCCCACAGGAGCGTAATGCTGGGGGCCGTCGCGGAGGGCATAACCCGGGTGGAGCGGTTTCTTACGGCCGACGATTGCCTCAGGACCGTTGACTGTTTTAAGAAAATGGGAGTGGATATACTGTTTGAGGCGCCGGATAAAGTAATCATAAATGGAAGGGGTCTCAGGGGGTTGAAAAAACCCGACGGACCCCTATACGCGGGCAACTCCGGGACGACGATAAGACTCCTTTCGGGGATACTGGCGGGCCAGGGTTTTGAAGCTACCATTACCGGGGACGAGTCCATCCTGAAAAGGCCCATGGGCAGGGTGGTGGAGCCCCTGACCATGATGGGAGCCGTTATCGAAGGGGCCGGCGGGGGCAGGTACGCCCCCCTCACCATAAGGGGGGGACGTCTTAAAGGAATCCGGTACGAGCTTCCGGTGGCCAGCGCCCAGGTAAAGTCGGCCATACTGCTGGCGGGGCTATACGCCGAAGGCGAAACTACAGTAATAGAAAAGCATAAAACCCGCGACCACACCGAAATTATGCTGGCCCACTTCGGAGGCAGGATTTCAACATCGGACGGTGAGGTCAGGCTGACCCCCGTGGATAAACTCAGCGCCGAGCGGGTGACGGTGCCGGGGGATATATCGTCGGCGGCCTTTTTCATGGCGGCCGCCGCAGTAACGGAAGGTTCAGAACTTCTGATAAGGGATGTGGGCATTAACCCCACTCGAACGGGTATAATCGATGTGCTCCGGGAAATGGGCTGCAATATAAAGATTTATGACGAGAGGATTTGGAATGGAGAAAAAGTCGCCGATGTGCTCGTCAAAGGAGAAGGGCTTCGGGGGATAACCATAAAGGGTGAAATAATACCCAGGCTCATCGATGAGATTCCGGTGATTGCAGTTGCGGCTGCCTTTGCAGAAGGCGAGACGATAATAAGGGATGCGGCAGAGCTGAGGGTAAAGGAGAGCGACAGAATAAAAGCAATAGCCGTGAATTTGAGGAGATTCGGAACTGAAGTGACGGAACTGGAAGACGGCATGATAATCCGGGGCGGCGGGTTCTTGAAGCCCGCCGAGTTTGAAAGCTTTGGCGACCACAGGATCGCCATGGCCATGGCGGTGGCGGCGCTGGCGATCCCCGGGCCATCGAGGATTAAAAACGCCGAGTGTGTAAAAATATCCTTCCCCGGTTTTTTTGAAACTCTTGAGGAAGTCTTATGTTAA